From the genome of Agromyces intestinalis:
GTTCGGTCCCGTCGCCGACGTCTACGGCGAGCTCGACGTGCGCCGCGACGGCGGCGTGAACGACGACGACGCCTTCATCGCGCTCACCCACGCCTCCGGTGTGCGCAGCCACCTCGCGATGGCGAGCCTCGTCGCGCAGCGCGGGTTCCGGTTCCGGGTGCTCGGCAGCGACTCGGCCTACACGAAGTGGGGGCTCGACCCGCAGGAGGCGCAGCTCGCCGGCGGCATGAGCCCGCTCGACGACGGCTACGGCGTGACGCCGCCCGACGCCGACGGCCGCCTGGGACGCGACGGTGAGACCTCGCCCGTGCCGACCGAGCGCGGCGGGTACCGCGAGTTCTACCGCGGCGTCGCCGCCGCGCTCGAGACCGGCGGGGCGATGCCCGTCGACCCGCGCGATGCCATCGAGCCGATCCGCATCATCGAGGCGCTGCAGGCGCGCGCATGAGCGACGGGGGAGCGATGGTGCTGCGCAACGCCGGCCGGGTCGTGCTCGTCACGGGGGCGGGCGCGGGCATCGGCCGGGCGATCGCGACGGCATTCCTCGAGACCGGGGCTATCGTCGGCGCGCTCGACCGCGACGTCGCCGACGTGCCCGCCGGCGCCGAGCCGATCGAGGCGGATGTCACGGACGACGCCGGCATCGAGGCATCCGTTGCCGCCTTCGGCGCGCGCCACGGCCGCATCGACGTGCTCGTGAGCAACGCGGGCGTGAGCTACCCGGCGACCGTGACCGACGGCGAGCTCGCCGACTGGACACGGGTGTACGACGTCAACGTGCTGGGAATGGTGCGCGTCACGCGCGCCGCGCTGCCGTGGTTACGCCGGTCGGAGGCCGCGAGCATCACGCTCATGGGGTCGTGCACCGTGCGCACCGGGCTCAAGCGGCGGGTGCTCTACGCCGGCACGAAGGGCGCCGTCGAGGCGATGTCGCGCGCGATGGCCGCCGACCTCGTCGACGAGGGCATCCGCGTGAACTGCGTGGCACCCGGCACCGTGGACACACCCCTCATCGGCGCGCTCATCGAGGCGGCTCCCGACCCGGGCGCACAGCGTCGCGCCTACGATGAGCGCCAGCCCACCGGTGTCATGGTGCGCCCCGAGGAGGTCGCGCGCGGGGTGCTCTACCTGTCGGACGCGGACGCCACCTCGATCGTGGGCAGCGTGCTCGCGATCGACGGCGGCCTCACGAGCCTGAAGCCGCTGCCGCTGTGAGGGGGCCGCTGTGAGGGGGATGCGGTGAACCCGCCCGTCAACGAGTTCAAGCGACGGCTGCTGGCCGGCGAGCGGCAGGTCGGCATCTTCGCGACCATGGCCGACGCTTCGCTCGTCGAGCTGCTCGCCGCACGCGGGTTCGACTGGATCGTGATCGACACCGAGCACGCGCCGACCGATCCGGCCGGCGTGCTCGACCGGCTGCGGGTGCTCGACGCCGCGCACGCCGAGGCCATCGTGCGGCCGACATGGAACGACCCGGTGCTCGTCAAGCGGCTGCTCGACATCGGCGCGCGCACGCTGCTGTTCCCCTCGATCGGCACGGCGGATGCCGCGGCGCTCGCCGTGGCATCCACGAGGTATCCGCCTGAGGGCATCCGCGGCGTCTCGGGCATCACCCGCGCGGCCGGCTACGGCCGCGACCGCGGCTACCTGCGGGCCGCGGCGGCCGAGCTGTGCGTCATCGTGCAGCTCGAGACCGCCGAGGGGCTGGCGAACCTCGACGCGATCGCCGCGGTGCCGGGCGTCGACGCCGTGTTCATCGGCCCGAGCGACCTCGCGGCCTCGATGGGGCACCCGGGCGACGCGGGCCATCCCGACGTGCAGGCCGCCGTCGACGGCGCGTTCGCCCGGCTCGCCGAGCTCGGCATGCCGGCCGGGTACCTGACCCTGCGGCTCGACGAGGCCCGCGAACGGATGCGGCAGGGCATCGCGTTCGCCGGCGTCGCGAGCGACACGTCGATCGTACAGCTCGGCGTCGATGCGTTGTTCGCGGCGCTCGAGTTCACGCCGCTCGAGTTCACGCCGCACTCCGACCGATCGAGGAGCACCCCATGAGCGACGACTGGCGCCCGGCCCGGCGACTTCCCGACCCCGCCGTGCGCGTGGTCGACGAGCGGTTCCGCCCCTACGTGCTCGGGCTCGCGAAGGTCGAGCGCATCGCCACGGGCTGCCGCTGGGCCGAGGGCCCGGTGTGGTTCGGCGACCAGCGGAGCCTCTTCTGGAGCGATGTGCCGGGCGACCGGATCCTTCGCTGGGACGAGGCCACCGGCGAGACGACCGTGTTCCGCACGCCGTCGGACTACTCGAACGGCAACACCCGCGACACCGCCGGGCGGCTCGTGACCTGCGAGCACGGCACCCGCCGGGTCACGCGGACCGAGTACGACGGCACCCGCACCGTGCTCGCCGACGGCTACGACGGGCACCGGCTGAACTCGCCCAACGACGTCGTCGTGTCGAGCGACGGCGCGGTCTGGTTCAGCGACCCGGCGTTCGGGATCCTGGGCGACTACGAGGGGTTCCGGGCCGAGTCCGAGCTGCCGACGCACCTCTACCGCGTCGCCCCCGACGGGTCGCTCGACGCCGTCGCCGACCTCGCGTACCCCAACGGGCTCGCGTTCTCGCCCGACGAACGCACCCTCTACGTCGTCGAGTCGAGGTCGCAGCCGCGGCGCCGCATCGTCGCGTTCGACGTCGACCTCGAGGCCGGGCGTCTGTCGGGTCAGCGGGTGTTCGTCGATGCCGGCGACGGCATCCCCGACGGTCTGCGCCTCGACGAGGACGGCAACCTGTGGTGCGGCTGGAGCGGCGGCGAGGGGCTCGACGGCGTGCGGGTATTCGCACCCGACGGCACCCTCATCGGCGCGATCGACCTGCCCGAGCGGTGCGCGAACCTCGCGTTCGGCGGCCGCAGCCTCAACCGCCTGTTCATGACCGCGACCAACTCGGTCTACGCCCTGTACGTCAACACCCGCGGCGCGCGCTGAGCGGCGTCGATCCAGCCGACCGAGAGGAACCCCATGACCAAGATCGCGGTGCTGCACACGAGCTTCGTGTTCGTGAAGACCGACCCGTTGTTCGATGAGCTCATGCAGGAGCTCGTGCCCGATGCCGAGGTGGTGCACTTCGTCGACTCCGACGTGCTCGCGACGGTGATCCGCGACGACGGCATCTCCGACGAGAGCACCGAGCGCATGGTGCACCTCGCCGAGGCCGCCGAGGCGGCCGGTGCCGACCTCATCTTCTCGGCCTGCTCGTCGCTCGGGCCCGCGCTCGACGTCGCCGCCCAGCGGGTGAGCGTGCCGGTCGTGAAGGTCGACGACGCGATGGCGCACGAAGCCGCCGCTCGGGCGTCGCGCATCGGCGTGCTCGCGACGGTGCCGACGACGCTCGGCCCGACGTCCGACCTCATCGCGAAGCACGCGGCCGAGCTCGGGCGCGAGGTGACGACGACGCCTCGCCTCGCCGAGGGCGCCTTCGACATCCTCGTGGCCGGCGACCGCGCACGCCACGACGAGCTCGTCGTCACCGCGGCGCGCGCGCTCGCCGACGAGGTGGAACTGCTCGTGCTCGCCCAGGCGTCGATGTCGCGGCTCGCCGAGCGCATCGAGCAGGAGACCGGGATGCCGGTGCTCGTGAGTCCACGGCTCGGCGTCGGCCAGCTCGCCGAGCGGGCGCACGAACTGGGTTCGTGATCGGCGAGGTCGCCGTGACCGGTGCGGCCGTCATGACCGGCACGGTGCGCGAGCTCCGTGCCGCGCGCGGCCGGGTGCTCGTGGTGCTCGACGACGACCCGACCGGCAGCACGCCGGCGACGACGACGCGCTCTCCGCGTTACAGCGTCGCGGCGTACGGGTCCCAGTCCTCGGGGATCGCGGGAGTCGGGGGAACCTCGCTCGCGACATCCACCCACGCGCGACGCTCGAGGGACTCCGACACCGAGGCCATGACGTCGAGCACGTGATAGGCGAGCAGGCCCGATGCGCGGTGCGGCACGCCCGCCGCGATCGAGCGGGCGATGTCGAGCGGCCCGAGGCCGCGGCCGCCCACGGCGCCGGTCGCCGGCACGTCGGTCCAGTCGTCGTCGCCCTTGCGCTTGATGCGCAGCGTGCCGTCGAACTCGTTGGGGTCGGGAATGACCAGTGTCGCCTCGGTGCCCACGATCTCGACGTGGCCGACGCGGCGGTGCGGCGAGTCCCAGCTCAGCGTGGTCACCGACTCGGCGCCTCCGGCGAAGTCCGCGAGGACGCTCACGTGCGTCGGAACCTGCACGTCGTGCACCTGCCCCGCCTTCGGGCCCACGAGCAGCGTGCGCTGCGGGCGCGCGGTGCGGGCCGACGCGACGACCGAGGCGAACGACCCGAACACCTGGCTGAGCGCGGTCAGGTAGTAGGGCCCCATGTCCCAGAGCGGCCCCGCACCGCGGGAGAGCAGCACCTCCAGGTTGCGGTGGTCGTCGACCGGGCCCGGCACCTCGAACAGGGTGAGTCCGGTGAGCGGGGTGCCGATGTCGCCGCGTTCGATGATGCGACGGGCGGTCTGCAGGCCGGCGCCGAGGAATGTGTCGGGGGCGCCGCCGATGCGCAGCCCCGCGGCGTCCGCCTGCTCGAGCAGCGCTCGGCCCGCCTCGCGGGAGGTCGCGAACGGCTTCTCGCTGAACACGTGCTTGCCCGCCGCGAGCGCGGCCGACGACACTTCGGCGTGCGCCTGCGGGATGGTCAGGTTGACGACGAGGTCGACATCGGGGTGGTTCAGCACCGAGTCGGGCGCGCCCGACTCGGGCACGCCGTAGGCGGCGGCCTGTTCGGCGGCCTTGTCCTCGAAGAGGTCGCCGACGATGACGACGTCGAGGTCGGGGAACGCCGTCATGTTGCGCAGGTACTGGTTGCTGATCGTGCCCGCGCCGATCACGCCGACGCCGACGCGCCCGCTCACGCGCGCACCTCGATCGCCTCGACGAGCGAGGTGAGGTGCACCCGGCTCTGCTCGCATGCGGCGAACACGTCGCCGTCGTAGGCGTCGAACTCGACGACGACGCCCTCGAGCGAGGTGGCGGCGGCGATGAGCTCGCGCAGCGGCATCGCGCCGGTGCCGGCCGGTCGCTGGTGCGCGTTCTCGCGGTCGATCGGACCGTCTTTCAGGTGCAGGTAGCGGATGCGGTCGGCGTGGCGGGCCACGAACGCGACCGCGTCCTCGCCGCCGACGGCGACCCAGTACGCGTCGATCTCGAGGATCACGGCGGGGTCGAGCCGGTCGATCAGCAGCTCCATGGCCTGCACGCCGTCGAAGCGCGTCTCGAGCTCCCACCAGTGGTTGTGGTAGCCGACGCGAAGGTCATGGGCGGATGCCTCGGACGCCGACGCGTTGAGCTCGGCCGCGATGGCGTCGACGTCGTCGGCGCTCGTCCAGTGCGCTTCGGGAATGAAGGTCTCGACGACCGTGTGCGCGCCGAGCCGCTTCGCGAGCGCCCAGACGGGCTCGCGGTCGGCGACCCGGAAGAGGGGCGAGGTCATGGTCGGCGTCGCGAGCGCGTTGCGATGGATCGCGTCGACGAGCTCGGGATGCGCCGTGAGCGCCTTGAAGCCCGACTCGACCGCGGTGAATCCGAGCGCGGCGACCCGGTCGATCGTGCCGGCCGGGTCGGCCTCGAGCGCGTCGCGCACGCTGTAGAGCTGCAGGGAGACGGTTGGATGGACCACGGGGAACCTTTCGCCATCGAGGGTTTCGTCGGCGGGCCGCTGCGTCGATGCGCGACCTCGCGCCTGATCCGAGCCTATTGGAATGTGCGTTCCATCACAACAATTGTGCGAAACAACGCACTTCTGGCTCGCCGGCAGCTCATCGGTACGACCGCGGCGGGCGGCGGTACTGGAACGACTCGTCGGCGACCGCGTGTGCGTGCGCGTAGTCCTCGTTCAGATCATGACCCATGCCGGGGCGGTCGGAGGGATGCAGCGAGCCGTCTCGCCAGTCGATGGGGTCGACGAGCAGGTCGGCGTAGGTGCCGTCGTAGACGCCGTTGCCCTCCATGACGAGCAGGTTCGGCAGCGTGAGGGCGAGCTGCAGCGATGCGGCCGCGACGAGCGGTCCGCCGAACACGTGCGGGGTCACCTGGATGCCATTCGCCTCGGCGAGCGCGGCGATCTTCTTCGATTCGAGCAGACCCCCGACCTGCGTCACGTCGAGGTTGAAGATGTTCGCCGCGTTCAGGCGCGCGAGCGCCGCGAAGCCGGCTTTGCCGGCGAGGCGTTCGCCGGCCGCGATCGGGATGCCCGTGTGTCGGGCGACCTCGGCCATCTCGACGGGCAGCTCGGGCGGCACCGGCTCCTCGAACCAGAGCGGGTCGAAGCGCTCGAGCCGGCGGGCCACGCGCACGGCGCCCGACGCGGTGAACTGCCCGTGCGTGCCGATGATGACCGAGGCGCGCCCGGCCACGCCGGCGTGCACGGCGGCGACGATGCGCTCGGCTTCGGCCAGCTGCCGCTCGGTCGGCTGCACGGGCACGACCTGGCCGGCGAGGTCGTCGTCGCTCGTGAGGAGCGGGAACGGGTCGAGCTTCAGCGCGGTGAAGCCGGTGTCGACGAGTTCGGCGCAGCGCGCGGCGATGGCGGCATCGTCGGTCCAGAACGCGTCGGAGTCGTGCCCCGCGGGCGGTGAGATGTAGCTGTACATGCGCACCGCATCGCGCATCCGACCGCCGAGCAGCTCGTGCACGGGGCATCCGAGCGCCTTGCCCAGGATGTCCCACATCGCGATCTCGACGCCGCTCGCGATCGCGAACTTCGCGAGGTCGCCGCTGCGCGTGTAATGGCTGTTGTAGACGCGGTGCACGAATCGCTCGGTGCGGCCGGGGTGCTCGCCGATCGCGAACTCCTCGACGAAGTCGGCGATCACCCGCGCGACCGTGAGCGGCGGCGAGTACAACGACGAGGTGAAGATCTCGCCGTACCCCGAGATGCCGGCGTCGGTGTCGAGCCGCACGAACATCCAGACCGGGCCGCCGATCTCGGGCGTGGGATTGGCGAACGGGAACACCTCGAAGCCGGTGATGCGCATCGGTCCTCCTCGACCGTCGAGCGTTGAATCTGTGTTGAAGATCACACTAGTGTGAAATTCGACACATTTGGAGGATCGCGATGACCGCGCCCGGCGACGCGCCACCCGGTGCGACCGAGCCCATCCCCGTGGTCGGCGATCCGATCCGGCTGCGCGACACGTTCGCGGCCCTGCGCGTGTTCAACTACCGGCTCTACTTCATCGCGCAGGTCTTCGCGAACACCGGCGGCTGGATGCAACGGGTCGCGATCGACTGGCTCGTGCTCGAGCTCACGGGCGACGTCGCCCTCGTCGGGCTCACCGTGAGCCTGCAGTTCGCGCCGAGCCTGCTGTTCGGAGCCTGGGCCGGGGTCGTCTCCGACCGGTTCCCGAGGCGCCGCGTGCTCATCGTGACGCAATCGGTCGGCGTGGTCGTGAACGCGGTGCTCGCGACGCTCGTGCTGACCGGCACGGTGCAGACCTGGCAGGTGCTCGTCGCGGCGGGCGTGCTCGGCACCTCGATCGCGATCGACGCGCCGAGTCGAGCCGCCTTCATCACCGAGATGGTCGGGCCGGGCCGGCTGCGCAACGCGATCAGCCTGAACGCCGGCGTGTTCCACCTCGGCGGGCTGGTCGGCCCGGCCGTCAGCGGCGCCATGATCGTCGTGATCGGCTCGGGATGGTCGATCGCGGTCAACGCGTGCACCGCGGCCGTCGCCGTGTCGGCACTGCTCGTGATGCGCCGCGGCGAGCTCCGGCCCGCGCCGCGGGCCGTCAGGGCGCGCGGCCAGATCCGCGAGGCGATCCGGTACGCGGCGTCGAAGCCCACCATCCGCTGGCCGATCGTGCTGCTCGCGTTCGTCTCGGTGTTCGGCATGAACCTGCCGGTGCTGCTCGCCGCGGCCGCCGACGACCGCTACGCGACGGGCGCCGCGGGCTACGGGCTGTACAGCTCGCTCGCCGCGCTCGGCGCCTTCGCGGGGGCGCTCGCCTCGGCCAGGCGCCGAACCGTGCGGCTCCGGGGGCTCGTGGCCGCCGCGGTCGTGTACGGGCTCGTCACCGCGTTCGCGGGCCTCGCGCCCTGGTACGGCGCGTTCCTCGCCGCCCTCGTGGGCCTCGGCGTCGCGCGGCTGCTGTTCGCGACCGGCGCCGAGGCGATGACACAGCTGTCGACCAACCTCGCCATCCGCGGGCGGGTGATGTCGTTCTATCTCATGGTGCTGCTCGGCGGGCAGGCCGTGGGCGGCGTGCTGATCGGCTGGATCTGCGAGCGGTTCGGCCCGCAGACCGGCTTCGTGGTCGCGGGCGCCGTGCCCGCGATCGCGGCGCTGGTGATCGGGTTCGGGCTCGCACGGTCGCGCGATCTGCGGGTCGTGTTCGACCTGCGGCGGTGGCGCAGCCCGTTGCGGATCGAGCCGCGGCGGCGCTGAGCGGCGCGGACCGCCCCTGCGTCGCGTCGGGTTCAGCCGAGCCGGAAGGCCGAGCGGGGGATCTCGTCGACGAGCCGGCGGGCGATGCCGGCCGCCTCGTCCTCGCTGAGCTGGTGCGTCGTGACGAGCTGGGCCAGCCACGCGGCATCCGCGCGCCTCGACATGTCGTGCCTGGCGGGGATCGAGCAGAACGCCCGCGTGTCGTCGATGAACCCGCTCGTCTTGCCGACGCCCGCGCTGTCGGTCACGGCCGAGCGGTAGCGCGCGATTGCGGCGGGGGAGTCGAGGAACCACCACGGAGCGCCCGCGAACACGCTCGGGTAGAACCCGGCGAGCGGGCCGATCTCGCGGCTGAACAGCGACTCGTCGGTCGTGAACAGGACGATGCGGAAGGTCTCGGAGGTGCCGAACCGCTCGAGGATCGGCCGCAGCGG
Proteins encoded in this window:
- a CDS encoding SDR family NAD(P)-dependent oxidoreductase; translated protein: MSDGGAMVLRNAGRVVLVTGAGAGIGRAIATAFLETGAIVGALDRDVADVPAGAEPIEADVTDDAGIEASVAAFGARHGRIDVLVSNAGVSYPATVTDGELADWTRVYDVNVLGMVRVTRAALPWLRRSEAASITLMGSCTVRTGLKRRVLYAGTKGAVEAMSRAMAADLVDEGIRVNCVAPGTVDTPLIGALIEAAPDPGAQRRAYDERQPTGVMVRPEEVARGVLYLSDADATSIVGSVLAIDGGLTSLKPLPL
- a CDS encoding HpcH/HpaI aldolase family protein; translated protein: MNPPVNEFKRRLLAGERQVGIFATMADASLVELLAARGFDWIVIDTEHAPTDPAGVLDRLRVLDAAHAEAIVRPTWNDPVLVKRLLDIGARTLLFPSIGTADAAALAVASTRYPPEGIRGVSGITRAAGYGRDRGYLRAAAAELCVIVQLETAEGLANLDAIAAVPGVDAVFIGPSDLAASMGHPGDAGHPDVQAAVDGAFARLAELGMPAGYLTLRLDEARERMRQGIAFAGVASDTSIVQLGVDALFAALEFTPLEFTPHSDRSRSTP
- a CDS encoding SMP-30/gluconolactonase/LRE family protein, with the translated sequence MSDDWRPARRLPDPAVRVVDERFRPYVLGLAKVERIATGCRWAEGPVWFGDQRSLFWSDVPGDRILRWDEATGETTVFRTPSDYSNGNTRDTAGRLVTCEHGTRRVTRTEYDGTRTVLADGYDGHRLNSPNDVVVSSDGAVWFSDPAFGILGDYEGFRAESELPTHLYRVAPDGSLDAVADLAYPNGLAFSPDERTLYVVESRSQPRRRIVAFDVDLEAGRLSGQRVFVDAGDGIPDGLRLDEDGNLWCGWSGGEGLDGVRVFAPDGTLIGAIDLPERCANLAFGGRSLNRLFMTATNSVYALYVNTRGAR
- a CDS encoding aspartate/glutamate racemase family protein, which translates into the protein MTKIAVLHTSFVFVKTDPLFDELMQELVPDAEVVHFVDSDVLATVIRDDGISDESTERMVHLAEAAEAAGADLIFSACSSLGPALDVAAQRVSVPVVKVDDAMAHEAAARASRIGVLATVPTTLGPTSDLIAKHAAELGREVTTTPRLAEGAFDILVAGDRARHDELVVTAARALADEVELLVLAQASMSRLAERIEQETGMPVLVSPRLGVGQLAERAHELGS
- a CDS encoding Gfo/Idh/MocA family protein, producing MSGRVGVGVIGAGTISNQYLRNMTAFPDLDVVIVGDLFEDKAAEQAAAYGVPESGAPDSVLNHPDVDLVVNLTIPQAHAEVSSAALAAGKHVFSEKPFATSREAGRALLEQADAAGLRIGGAPDTFLGAGLQTARRIIERGDIGTPLTGLTLFEVPGPVDDHRNLEVLLSRGAGPLWDMGPYYLTALSQVFGSFASVVASARTARPQRTLLVGPKAGQVHDVQVPTHVSVLADFAGGAESVTTLSWDSPHRRVGHVEIVGTEATLVIPDPNEFDGTLRIKRKGDDDWTDVPATGAVGGRGLGPLDIARSIAAGVPHRASGLLAYHVLDVMASVSESLERRAWVDVASEVPPTPAIPEDWDPYAATL
- a CDS encoding sugar phosphate isomerase/epimerase family protein; translated protein: MVHPTVSLQLYSVRDALEADPAGTIDRVAALGFTAVESGFKALTAHPELVDAIHRNALATPTMTSPLFRVADREPVWALAKRLGAHTVVETFIPEAHWTSADDVDAIAAELNASASEASAHDLRVGYHNHWWELETRFDGVQAMELLIDRLDPAVILEIDAYWVAVGGEDAVAFVARHADRIRYLHLKDGPIDRENAHQRPAGTGAMPLRELIAAATSLEGVVVEFDAYDGDVFAACEQSRVHLTSLVEAIEVRA
- a CDS encoding mandelate racemase/muconate lactonizing enzyme family protein; translation: MRITGFEVFPFANPTPEIGGPVWMFVRLDTDAGISGYGEIFTSSLYSPPLTVARVIADFVEEFAIGEHPGRTERFVHRVYNSHYTRSGDLAKFAIASGVEIAMWDILGKALGCPVHELLGGRMRDAVRMYSYISPPAGHDSDAFWTDDAAIAARCAELVDTGFTALKLDPFPLLTSDDDLAGQVVPVQPTERQLAEAERIVAAVHAGVAGRASVIIGTHGQFTASGAVRVARRLERFDPLWFEEPVPPELPVEMAEVARHTGIPIAAGERLAGKAGFAALARLNAANIFNLDVTQVGGLLESKKIAALAEANGIQVTPHVFGGPLVAAASLQLALTLPNLLVMEGNGVYDGTYADLLVDPIDWRDGSLHPSDRPGMGHDLNEDYAHAHAVADESFQYRRPPRSYR
- a CDS encoding MFS transporter, coding for MTAPGDAPPGATEPIPVVGDPIRLRDTFAALRVFNYRLYFIAQVFANTGGWMQRVAIDWLVLELTGDVALVGLTVSLQFAPSLLFGAWAGVVSDRFPRRRVLIVTQSVGVVVNAVLATLVLTGTVQTWQVLVAAGVLGTSIAIDAPSRAAFITEMVGPGRLRNAISLNAGVFHLGGLVGPAVSGAMIVVIGSGWSIAVNACTAAVAVSALLVMRRGELRPAPRAVRARGQIREAIRYAASKPTIRWPIVLLAFVSVFGMNLPVLLAAAADDRYATGAAGYGLYSSLAALGAFAGALASARRRTVRLRGLVAAAVVYGLVTAFAGLAPWYGAFLAALVGLGVARLLFATGAEAMTQLSTNLAIRGRVMSFYLMVLLGGQAVGGVLIGWICERFGPQTGFVVAGAVPAIAALVIGFGLARSRDLRVVFDLRRWRSPLRIEPRRR